The following proteins come from a genomic window of Rutidosis leptorrhynchoides isolate AG116_Rl617_1_P2 chromosome 10, CSIRO_AGI_Rlap_v1, whole genome shotgun sequence:
- the LOC139872705 gene encoding uncharacterized protein → MYEGAKSCVRTPVGNTEVFPIEVGLHQGSALSPFLFALIIDELSRGIQECIPWCLIFADDIVLVSDSKEELNRRLEQWRVALESNGLYISRQKTEYLSCDFDRNVDEHSDGVNICIGDQILHPQTSFRYLGSVLHKSGRIDEDVSHRIKTHASMV, encoded by the exons ATGTATGAAGGGGCGAAGTCTTGTGTTCGAACACCGGTGGGAAATACTGAAGTTTTCCCAATAGAAGTAGGCCTGcaccagggatcggcccttagcccttTCCTTTTCGCTTTGATCATTGATGAACTTTCTCGAGGGATACAAGAATGCATCCCTTGGTGcctgatttttgccgatgatattgtgctCGTTTCGGATTCTAAGGAGGAGCTTAATAGAAGGCTGGAGCAATGGAGGGTGGCCTTAGAAAGTAACGGTCTATACATTAGTAGACAAAAGACAGAATATCTTAGTTGCGATTTTGATAGGAATGTTGATGAACATAGTGATGGAGTGAACATCTGTATTggagaccagatcttgcatccaCAAACTTCGTTTAGATACCTGGGCTCGGTGCTAcacaaatcggggaggatagatGAAGACGTGTCGCACCGAATTAAG aCCCATGCATCGATGGTGTAA